In Triticum aestivum cultivar Chinese Spring chromosome 5B, IWGSC CS RefSeq v2.1, whole genome shotgun sequence, the following proteins share a genomic window:
- the LOC123117345 gene encoding polygalacturonase-like, which produces MASTTTRLVCAPLLMLLLLSVSTANSVQDTGSSLRSSTQKNVFILDNYGARGDGKHDDTQALAKAWSAACSSSRPAVLLVPKGKTYLLNSITLSGPCRSSIVFKVKGTLIAPPSMSAWSENDRRRWIFLQRITGLTVNGGGTINGNGEIWWKNSCKTNKALPCKGAPTALTFHLCTNLKVENLKLVNSQQIHVSVQDCSNVHLARLSITAPGTSPNTDGIHITHSKYVQVRDCLVKTGDDCISIENGTHNLHVTKVICGPGHGISIGSLGDGNSRAEVSHIYIDTVRLYGTTNGARIKTWQGGSGYAKDIVFQNMIMDNVQNPIIIDQNYCDSAKPCRSQNSAVEVRDVAFKNIRGTTISKDAIKLSCSKDLPCSGIALENIDLKLEGGKGDTESTCQNAKWRKSGNVIPLPCKGKIKL; this is translated from the coding sequence ATGGCGTCCACCACCACGAGGCTCGTCTGTGCTCCACTCCTGATGCTGCTCCTGCTCTCTGTGTCCACGGCCAACTCAGTTCAAGACACCGGCAGCTCACTCAGAAGCTCCACCCAGAAGAATGTGTTCATCCTCGACAACTACGGCGCCCGTGGTGACGGGAAGCACGACGACACGCAGGCGCTGGCCAAGGCGTGGAGCGCGGCGTGTTCCTCGTCCCGGCCGGCCGTGCTGCTCGTCCCCAAGGGCAAGACCTACCTGCTCAACTCCATCACCCTCTCTGGTCCGTGCAGATCCAGCATTGTCTTCAAGGTGAAGGGCACGCTCATCGCTCCTCCGAGCATGTCAGCGTGGAGCGAGAACGACAGGAGGCGCTGGATCTTCCTCCAGCGCATCACCGGCCTCACCGTCAATGGTGGCGGGACCATCAACGGCAACGGTGAGATCTGGTGGAAGAACTCGTGCAAGACCAACAAGGCTCTGCCGTGCAAGGGGGCTCCCACGGCCCTGACGTTTCACCTCTGCACTAATCTAAAGGTGGAGAACCTGAAACTTGTAAACAGTCAGCAAATCCATGTGTCGGTTCAGGACTGCAGCAACGTGCACTTGGCCCGCCTGTCCATCACGGCGCCTGGCACCAGCCCCAACACCGACGGCATCCACATCACCCACAGCAAATATGTGCAGGTCAGAGATTGTCTCGTCAAGACCGGCGATGACTGCATATCCATCGAGAATGGAACTCACAATCTTCATGTCACAAAAGTTATTTGTGGCCCGGGACATGGCATCAGCATTGGAAGCTTAGGTGATGGTAACTCCAGAGCCGAGGTATCCCATATTTACATTGATACCGTACGATTGTATGGCACGACCAACGGAGCCCGGATCAAGACATGGCAGGGAGGGAGTGGATATGCTAAGGATATCGTGTTCCAGAACATGATCATGGATAATGTGCAAAATCCAATTATCATTGACCAAAATTACTGCGACTCCGCCAAGCCATGCAGGAGCCAGAATTCAGCGGTAGAGGTACGTGATGTGGCGTTCAAGAATATTCGAGGGACAACCATTTCCAAGGATGCCATCAAGCTGAGTTGTAGCAAGGATCTCCCTTGTTCTGGCATTGCCTTAGAGAACATCGACCTTAAATTGGAGGGTGGCAAGGGTGACACCGAGAGTACTTGCCAGAACGCGAAATGGAGGAAGTCAGGAAATGTTATTCCACTACCATGCAAAGGAAAGATTAAGTTGTAG
- the LOC123113860 gene encoding chaperonin-like RbcX protein 2, chloroplastic, protein MTGVQVMPGVGAVTTVDVRTEGGKAVAGLARRRVAVGSSSSTSLFAGDWRRRPRRATCSVRLRQCGRGRGGRSGGLAIVSNLGGSYDVGFGDVDLQLMNYFTYKAVRTVLTQLYEMNPPSYRWLYNFVAVNKPTDGKLFLRALGKERQELAERVMITRLSLYGKWIKKCDHAKMYEKISEENLELMRERLMETVIWPTDDTNTEKIG, encoded by the exons ATGACCGGAGTTCAGGTGATGCCGGGGGTGGGCGCGGTGACCACGGTCGACGTGAGGACGGAGGGCGGCAAGGCTGTGGCGGGGCTCGCGAGGAGGCGTGTGGCGGTGGGGAGCAGCTCCAGCACGAGCCTGTTTGCTGGTGACTGGAGGAGGAGGCCTCGCCGGGCGACCTGCTCCGTCAGGCTCAGGCAGTGTGGCCGGGGCAGGGGCGGCAGGAGCGGCGGCCTCGCCATCGTCAGCAACCTCGGGGGCAGTTACGATGTTGGCTTCGGCGACGTCGACTTG CAACTGATGAACTACTTCACCTACAAAGCCGTGAGGACCGTGCTGACGCAGCTCTACGAGATGAACCCACCCAGCTACCGCTGGCTCTACAA CTTTGTTGCTGTAAACAAGCCCACTGATGGCAAGCTGTTCCTCCGCGCTCTTGGAAAG GAGAGGCAGGAGCTTGCAGAGCGAGTGATGATAACTAGGCTTAGCTTGTACGGCAAATGGATCAAG AAATGCGACCACGCGAAGATGTACGAGAAGATCTCGGAGGAGAACCTGGAGCTGATGCGGGAGAGGCTCATGGAGACGGTCATCTGGCCAACCGACGACACCAACACGGAGAAGATCGGCTGA